AGGGTTGCAACGTGGCAAGGCAACGTGCCAGGAATGAGATTTCAGACCAGCTATACCTGGAGGAACCCACCCAAAATGCTCTCTATCTGTATGGTGGCCTTAATGCCGCTGCAGCTGGAATGGAGACGGTTGCAGCAGGGCCAGAGCTGGCTGCCAGGCTTCCCAAGGGGCGGTGGGAACAAGGGACACCGGACAAGGCAGAGGCACATCCCTACGTGCAGCAGTGAGCCGGGGCCGtcgggcagcgggcagggagtAACAGTGCTTTACCTGTCAGCACAAGGGCCATGTCCAAACCTTCCGGCTGCGCCTGGCCTCTTCCCAGCGGAGCCAGCGGGACGAGGGGGAGCTTCTCTCCAGATCCTCTCCGCACGAGAGCCTGGGGGACTGGGGCTTGGCCTCTGACGAGACGCATCGGCCTTTGCAGAAGGGACTTCAAAGCCCCCACAGCTTTCTTCACCTCGGAGGCTGGAGTGATTGAGAAAATCCCTCTCCAGCCCGCCCTGTTCCCAGGCCTATCTGGAAAGAAGTGTTCATACACCTCAGGGACCGAGATAACCAGGGAGTCTTTGACTGGAGCCGAGTCGGGATCCTCATTTTGCAGCTGAGCGCGGTCCAAGCTGCTGAACTTCTTTCGCTTCCTGTCTTTACCCttgacttttttcctgtttccttctggttcattgaaaaaatattcatacaGTTCAGGCAAGGATATTTCCCTTTCCAAGGGTGTTTTCTCCACCTCCGTTGAGTTCTccattccttcttcttccccttgggAGTCACAGAACAAATAGTCGTACATCTCGGGCCAAGTCACATCCAGGGTGTCTGCCCTTGCAGAGGCCCCAGCTGCAAAGCAAGGGGGACCCAGATCCCCGGGGGTCTCAGCTGCAGGCTCCCCATGAGCTCCCTCAGCAGCATCCCCTCCAGAATCCGCCACGCTCTTGGGATGGAGAGGCTTCCCCGGCACCTCCTGGCACACCTCTCCTGGAGGAGCCGCAGCTCCGCTGGCAGGGATCACCGGCACATTGTCATGTACGCCCGAGCCACCAGCTTGCCCTGGCTTTGAAGGCTTGGTGGCCTTCGCCTTCCCCAAGGGCTGTGCCCCCGGCTCCTTCACCTTCTGCTTCGGGGGAGCGCTCATGGCTGGATCGCCCTCATCTGTGCCAGGGCCGGGCACCAGCCGCTTGCTCTCCCCTGCCTCCTCGCTCCCCACCTTCACAGGAGCTGGCTTGgctgccttctccttccctttgctcTTTCGTGAGGACAGTGGCGAGCTTAAAGGTGCCTTCGCGGGTACCACAGGCCCCTGTGCCGCAGCCCCCATgggctccctgtccccctgggCTGCCTCGATGGCACCGGCTCCACGTTGCTTGCGGCTCTTTCTCAGCTGTCCTGGCACCTTGGGCCTCACAACGTCCGGGGAGCCAGCCGGGGAGCTCGGCTCGGTGCCTGCTCTCTCCCCGCTTGCCTCCTCCCGCGCCGGGCAGCCAGGCGCTCTGGGCGCAGTCTCCAGGGCTGGGCTTGGGGGGTGGTCACGCAGGGGTCCACGTAGCCCTGGCTCCGAGCGGGAGGCGCTGCTAGGACTTTTCCTCGCCGAGCTCTCTGGGGAGGCAGCCAGTGCAGGCGAGCTGCCCTCCACCGGAGCCCCCGGCTGTGCCGCAACCCGGCTGCCATGGGGCTGTTCCCCTCCTGCGTCCCCTCCCTGGTCAGGGGCGCTTCTTccagctggctggctggggggcTCCATGGCCTgactgctgctggctgctcctTTCTCCGATGCCGATGCCAGCTGCGGTGCTGCTGCTTCACATGCTGTGTCCTGCCCTGGGTTGCTCTCGGCTGTGCCACCAGCCGGGCCGGCAAGGGTGGCTgcggggggacaggggggctgCCTCCCCTGTGCGCTGGGCATTGGAGCAGATGAAGGGCAGCCGGGCTTGTCGCTCTCGCAGAGAAACCTGCTGACCGAGCCCAGGTCCGCTTCGTCCTCGCTGCCCGAGAGAAGCTCCGGCAGGGCGAGGTGCCCACTGGCCGGCCAGCGCAGGGAGGCGTCTCTGGGCACCCCACGTGGGGCAGAGCTTCCCGTGCCAGGCCCTGGCCTGCTGCCCACCCTCGCTGCGATCTGCCCATTCGTGCTGGCGTGACAGTCCCTCCCCGGCACGCTGTCCCCTTGTTCAATGTCACTGAGACACTGCTCCTCGGCCGTGGCCAGGGCAGCCGGTGCTAGGTTGCATTCCTCTGACGCCAAGAAGAACTCAGCCCAGTCCCTGTCGTTCAGCTGGATGCTGTACTCGAAGTTATCCatgcctgcagcagcaaagcaagggGAGGGGGCCAGAGAGATCAGGGTGTGAGGAGGGGGCACCAGCGTCAGCAGACATAGCTGAGGTGTGTGCCCCTAACCCTCTCCCCCCAGgttcctgccctgcctcccgGCCATCTGCATTCACTCATCCTCCCCCGTTTccagctgaaatcagtgggaggCAAGGGCAGTCTCAGCAGGACAGGTATCGCTGTGCTGGACCATAAACCAGCCAGCAGTGAGAGACCACTTctacccccccccacccctcaggtcccttctgcctctgctccccagcagcacagcaggttTGGGGCTATctccagagcagcacagcagcatcgcACCTCACATACCCCTTTCCTACTCCCTTTGCCTACAGCCCATTTAAAATGTGGGGGATTTATTCTGTCGAACATTCCTGCTGCCATAGCATCACGCATGAAGATAGCATGAAGCACAGTCCAAACAAGGACATTTCAGCAAGCCACGGCAGCCCCTTCCATACCC
This DNA window, taken from Grus americana isolate bGruAme1 chromosome 21, bGruAme1.mat, whole genome shotgun sequence, encodes the following:
- the PERM1 gene encoding PGC-1 and ERR-induced regulator in muscle protein 1, which translates into the protein MDNFEYSIQLNDRDWAEFFLASEECNLAPAALATAEEQCLSDIEQGDSVPGRDCHASTNGQIAARVGSRPGPGTGSSAPRGVPRDASLRWPASGHLALPELLSGSEDEADLGSVSRFLCESDKPGCPSSAPMPSAQGRQPPCPPAATLAGPAGGTAESNPGQDTACEAAAPQLASASEKGAASSSQAMEPPSQPAGRSAPDQGGDAGGEQPHGSRVAAQPGAPVEGSSPALAASPESSARKSPSSASRSEPGLRGPLRDHPPSPALETAPRAPGCPAREEASGERAGTEPSSPAGSPDVVRPKVPGQLRKSRKQRGAGAIEAAQGDREPMGAAAQGPVVPAKAPLSSPLSSRKSKGKEKAAKPAPVKVGSEEAGESKRLVPGPGTDEGDPAMSAPPKQKVKEPGAQPLGKAKATKPSKPGQAGGSGVHDNVPVIPASGAAAPPGEVCQEVPGKPLHPKSVADSGGDAAEGAHGEPAAETPGDLGPPCFAAGASARADTLDVTWPEMYDYLFCDSQGEEEGMENSTEVEKTPLEREISLPELYEYFFNEPEGNRKKVKGKDRKRKKFSSLDRAQLQNEDPDSAPVKDSLVISVPEVYEHFFPDRPGNRAGWRGIFSITPASEVKKAVGALKSLLQRPMRLVRGQAPVPQALVRRGSGEKLPLVPLAPLGRGQAQPEGLDMALVLTGRPEAPLALTHKDMCLVFCAFASWAVKTSDLQAPDAWKTVFLASFGTLSAIRYFRRQVREGRPQS